In one Longimicrobiales bacterium genomic region, the following are encoded:
- a CDS encoding YtxH domain-containing protein: MADHDDLPYIVIERRSGGFGSLVLGALLGAGAALLLAPRSGRETRDEIRAGALRIRDRAEDAVRGVTDTVNETIGGVRGEVEGRVEAARDAFEAGRRAARETRREMETRVQEVRAGVRGGIDAARQGGSGSTRRSGIIESPVDAAPPVVGPESEFDA, encoded by the coding sequence ATGGCCGACCACGACGATCTGCCCTACATCGTCATTGAGCGCCGTTCCGGTGGATTCGGCTCGCTGGTCCTCGGCGCCCTGCTCGGCGCCGGCGCCGCGCTGCTGCTCGCACCGCGTTCCGGTCGCGAGACGCGCGACGAGATCCGCGCGGGCGCGTTGCGCATCCGCGACCGGGCCGAGGATGCGGTGCGCGGCGTGACCGACACCGTGAACGAAACGATCGGCGGCGTGCGCGGCGAGGTCGAGGGTCGGGTCGAAGCCGCGCGCGACGCATTCGAAGCCGGCCGTCGCGCGGCGCGCGAGACACGTCGGGAGATGGAGACGCGGGTCCAGGAAGTCCGCGCCGGCGTGCGCGGCGGCATCGACGCGGCGCGGCAGGGCGGTTCAGGATCGACACGACGGAGCGGCATTATCGAGAGCCCGGTCGACGCGGCTCCGCCGGTGGTTGGACCGGAGTCCGAGTTCGACGCCTGA
- a CDS encoding YihY/virulence factor BrkB family protein gives MSEVGVTEPPPRNSAPERSKPVRARAASGDFLRRVYKKAEQDQIFFMGGAIAFNVLVAIVPLALAAVGVAGFFLQAQEGVSPAKPVVEYLLQVLPPVSSAFAEYMNTNLNEIIAKSTGLFTIGTIIFAWLATRLVGTLRTALREIFDIQQDRGIIAGKFFDLQMVFVAGTLLAINITITLGLGQVTEAGIAFLHIGDQRGSLLQSLIGQALAFLTIWFMFVLIYRYLPARRIHWRTALISATFTAVLFELMKTGFAFYFRNANYASTYGALGFIAIVVIYVYYMALAFILGGEVGQVASLQRIRRRQKERLG, from the coding sequence GTGAGTGAAGTCGGCGTTACCGAGCCACCGCCGCGCAATTCCGCGCCTGAGCGGTCGAAGCCGGTTCGCGCACGTGCCGCATCCGGTGATTTCCTCCGCCGTGTCTACAAGAAGGCGGAGCAGGACCAGATCTTCTTCATGGGCGGCGCGATCGCGTTCAACGTGCTCGTCGCCATCGTGCCGCTCGCGCTGGCCGCTGTCGGTGTTGCCGGCTTCTTCCTCCAGGCGCAGGAAGGCGTCAGCCCCGCCAAGCCAGTCGTCGAGTATCTGCTCCAGGTTCTGCCCCCGGTCAGCAGCGCGTTCGCCGAGTACATGAACACGAATCTCAACGAGATCATTGCCAAGTCCACCGGCCTGTTCACAATCGGTACGATCATCTTCGCCTGGCTGGCCACGCGCCTCGTCGGCACACTGCGGACGGCGCTGCGCGAGATCTTCGACATCCAGCAGGACCGCGGCATCATTGCCGGCAAGTTCTTCGATCTCCAGATGGTCTTCGTCGCCGGTACCCTGCTCGCCATAAACATCACGATCACACTCGGTCTCGGGCAGGTCACGGAGGCCGGCATCGCCTTCCTCCACATCGGTGATCAGCGTGGCTCTCTGCTCCAGAGCCTCATCGGGCAGGCGCTCGCGTTCCTCACGATCTGGTTCATGTTCGTCCTCATCTATCGCTACCTGCCCGCGCGCCGGATTCACTGGCGTACCGCGCTCATCTCCGCGACGTTCACGGCGGTGCTGTTCGAGCTGATGAAGACCGGATTCGCGTTCTATTTCCGCAACGCCAACTACGCGTCGACATATGGTGCGCTCGGCTTCATCGCGATCGTCGTGATCTACGTGTACTACATGGCGCTCGCGTTCATCCTGGGCGGCGAGGTCGGGCAGGTCGCGTCCCTCCAGCGGATCCGACGCCGCCAGAAGGAACGCCTCGGCTGA
- the smpB gene encoding SsrA-binding protein SmpB has translation MSKKTVARNKKALHEYHIIDTFEAGIVLVGPEVKSIRAGKVSLAESFARVDGNEAFLYDMHISPYGPASLWNVDSTRPRKLLLNRREIRKLIGATQQEGFTLVPLELYLKDGYVKVALALGRGKKRFDKREDLKKRDAEREMQRAIRRG, from the coding sequence ATGTCGAAGAAGACCGTCGCGCGCAACAAGAAGGCCCTCCACGAGTATCACATCATCGACACCTTCGAGGCGGGTATCGTACTGGTCGGACCGGAGGTCAAGAGCATTCGTGCCGGCAAGGTCAGCCTGGCCGAGTCCTTCGCGCGGGTCGACGGCAATGAGGCGTTCCTGTATGACATGCACATCAGCCCGTACGGCCCTGCCAGTCTCTGGAACGTCGATTCCACACGACCCAGGAAGCTGCTGCTGAACCGCCGCGAGATCCGCAAGCTCATCGGTGCGACGCAGCAGGAGGGATTCACGCTGGTTCCGCTGGAGCTGTATCTGAAGGATGGATATGTCAAGGTTGCCCTGGCGCTCGGTCGCGGCAAGAAGCGATTCGACAAGCGCGAGGATCTCAAGAAGCGCGATGCCGAACGCGAGATGCAGCGGGCGATCCGCCGTGGCTGA